GTATCACTCCAGTCAACGCGAAGATCGACAAGCGGCCAAGCGTGTGCATGTGCGACGATCAAAGCTGCCGAATGTGTGGGGCCTTCTTCGCCGCCCGCATCAATACCAGCCTGAAGCGCTGTAACCAGACGATCCGCCAGATGCAAAGCCTGATGGGCTTCAAACGAGGCCACCATTACAGCGGGCACAGCCTCATTGGACAATAAATTTCCCGCGCCAATACAATCAACCCCGCTAGCTACAGCATTGGTGCCAAGAATATTTTTCCCCGTAAAGCTGCTGGTCATGCCGTTAAGATCGATAGCGGCGATTTGTCGATAATCAGCGTGTGGACGATCCTGCATGACCGTGGCGATTGCATCTTTAGCGTTTTTTCCAGCTTGCATCAGATCAAGCACAGCCGGACCAAGTGACGGATCAGTTATATTCTGGGTGGTGACTGCACCAGCGCCAGCCCGCGCATGTGGACACCGGCTACCTACGGCAATGCTGGATGTGGTGATGGCTACGCCAGTCATGCCTGTATTTGCACATCGCCCAACAACTGAAAACGTCATTATTCATCTCCTTTACAAAGTCGCCGTGCCAGATATTGCGCAAATTCATGGTTTTCGCGTTCAAGCCAGCTAAGAGGGCCTGATGTTGATAAAGGCGCCTGCGCCCCCTTGAAAATATTTTCGACAACAAACCGATCCTCTTCTTGAACATCATCAAGGAATGCGCGTGTTTTGGCAATGTAATCATCAACATTTTTCTGCGCGGCAAGTACTTCGGGGGCGATGGCCGCGCCATACAGAATTTTGACCTGATCAACGCCTAGCGGTTGCAATGATAAATACCAAAGATGATCAGGTGCCAGCACATACATATGCGTTGGAAACACCGTTGGCATGATTGATGTGTTGCGTGCTGTTCCGGTCAGGGTTTTATTGTCAGGGTGAGCCGATCCAACAGGGGCATTGCTTGATTTGGTAAAGGTTTGATAGGTAAAATGGTCAAAGCTACCGCGATCATCAAAACACGTATCCATCAGGCCAAAATATGCCCCTACGGTATTTTTATGTGCTACGGGCAAGTGATAGCCTTCCATAAAATTTTCGGTCAGATGTTTCCAATTTGTTTGCCAGACATTGTGCTGACGAAAAATCGTGACATATTTGTCCATCTGATAGGGGGCCACAAGTGGATCAAGATCAGCCAGTAGATTGCTAATAGGCACCGCGTCTTTGTTCATGCTGACATATATCCAACCATGAAATATCTCGCAGCGTATTTCGGGAAGGTGCATATGCCGGCGATCAAAACACGAGGAACGATCCATATATGCTGCGGCAACCAGTCTGCCATCAATGTCATATGTCCAGGCATGATAAGGACAGGTGAATTTTTTGGTATGTCCCGACCCATCTGCCAGCCGCATCATACGGTGCAAACAGACATTGGCGCGGGCATGAATGTTATTATCTGTCCCTCTTACCAAAAGAAGTGGCTGGTCACCCAGATCAAATGTCAGATAGTCGCCAACATTCGGAATTTCGTCGTTGCGGCCAGCACAAATCCAGTCATGGCCAAAGATATGTTCTAACTCATGATGGAGAATGTCAGCTGATATATAAACATCTCTAGGCAATGCCTTTGCTTCGGAAAGGGGCTTTTGCGCGAGGGTCTTTAGACTATCCAAGATTTTGTCCATAATTCACCCCATGATTAATTAAGGTGGGATTACAATGTCATCTTACACACTAAAATTCAGTCTATCTATCAGTCAGGGATTACTGCCGTGACTTCAATTTCTACAACCCATTCAGGCCGTGCTAATGCTGGCACAACTATACCAGTGGAGCAGGGATATACACCCTTTAGCCATTTCCCCATTTCCTGATATACAGCTTCCCGATAGCGAATATCAGTCAGATATACGACTATGCGGCACACATGATCCATGCAGCTACCAGCCTCATCAAGCAATAAGGCTATATTTTGCATCGTTTTTTCGGTTTGTTGGGCAGCATCACCGATATGTAGCGTTTCACGGCTATCCAGATCCTGTGATACCTGCCCCCGCAGAAAAACCATCGTACCGCGCGCAACTACACCTTGCGACAGATCATTATCTAGCTTCTGTTCAGGATAGGTATCCTTGGTATTAAACGGTCTGATTCTTTTATGTGTTGTCATTCAATAATGTCCTGATCGTTGTAAGTAACCTAAATTGTCACTTCATTCTATCTGACAAGCCAGCGGCTTTATGGGCAAAATCCAGAGGGCCGTCCCAGTCAAAATTTCTATATACCGCAGCTAATTGGGCAAAAGGTGGTGATTGCGCAAAAAGCTGAAACGTCAATCGATGGCCAGCATAATCAGAATTGAGCAAATCGCGGGCTAACGCCAGCAATTTTCGCCGATCATCCGCCACCCATTTTTCGTTGATAGAATAAAATTTGTCCATCCATGGTTTTGTGTCGGCAGCGGCAAATGTATTGGCATCAGGTGTGACACATATTTGCCCACCGCATAATTCACGCGCTAGGTGCATCATTTTAGGCAAATTTGTCAAAGCATGAACCCTGCCGGAGAATAGCAACGACTGATTTGGCATTGCCAAGCCGTTTGGGCTGGTTTCGGCGGTCGCAATCGCCGCGGTCAGGAACGCATTTATACCTTCGCGCCATACGGCCAATTCAGACAGTTTCTCCTGAACGGCTTGTTGTTTTTCAAGTCCGGTTTGTTTGACGTTCCACAAGGCGGCTCCGATAATCAGATCTGCATAGGACAATGTACGCTGAACATAGGGGAAAGCAGAATAGCGATGCAAAGTGGCACGGATAAAGCTTGCGGCTTTGGTATGTTGATAGAATAGAACATCTTCCCAAGGTACCAAAACATCATCCAGAATCATCAATGTATCAATTTCATCAAATTTATTGGCAAGCGGGTAATCTTGCTGGTTAGCGCGGGGACATGCGCCGCTGGCGCCTGCAAAACCCGAGCGACATATATGTTTGATGCCAGGCGCATCCATTTTGACAATACAACCAAGCGCATAGTCGGATAATTCAGAATCCCCCCAATTGGCGATTGTTGGCTTCAGAAAGGCCTGATTGGAATAGGCGGCAGCGGTCTCAAATTTGGCACCGCGAATAACAATACCAGCATCAGTTTCCTTGACCACATGCACCAGCATATCCGGATCCTGATCCTGTGGTGCTTTTGACCGATCACCCTTTGGGTCTGTATTGGCAGACACATGGAATGGGTCGAATTTGATAGCTTGATGAATATGGCGTTCAATATTTTCCGCGAAACGTGGATCAATCTCGTTCAGAATATCCTTGCCATCCCAAAGTGACCACATTTCACCAATGGTTTCGTCACCAACACGCGTGACAACGCCACCTAGGTTATGTGTGATCAAATCAACAGCATCGCGTTTATCCTGCCAATCTTGCTGCTCAAAGGGAAGGCGCAAGCCTATGGCAAAATCCTCGCCATTTTCTTCATAGGTCATGGCGGCTTTGGTTTTGGTGTCATGTTGCATGTCATAGATATAGGCGCGCGCATCAACAGCCGGTTTGATTTGTGGGTGTGTGGATGGATCCTCAACACGTTCGCCATTAATCCAGATTTCACGGCCATCACGTAGTGAATCACGAAATTGTTCGCCCGTTCTTATCATTACGATTTACTTTCACTGTTTGCTTTAAATAATTGTTATTATTTTATAATTATACTTAATGATATTTGTATAAAGGTTTTGCTTTATTCCAGATCATGATGATTTTAAACGCTAAGCCCGGCCACTGATTAGTTAAAATACATTTTTTTTTGTTTATCTATAGGCTTATGCTATACATGGCCTATGCATCGTTTTACCCTTCGCCAACTTGAATATTTTGTTGCGTGCGTTGATGCCGGATCAATTGCTGGTGCGGCGGCAAATCTGAATGTATCGCAACCCACCGTATCGGTTGCGGTTGCCAAACTTGAAGATCAACTTGGTATGCAATTACTGCTCCGGCATCATGCTCAGGGCGTTTCAGTAACGGCTGCTGCTTTGCGTTTAGTCCAGTCAGCGCGCAGTTTGTTGTCACATGCCTCTGATGTGCAACGGGAGGCCATGATGATCAGTGATGATATTGATAGTGACAATATCAGTGGTGTTTTGAGGTTGGGTAGCTTTGTGACGCTAGCCCCATCGGTTTTGCCTGGGCTGATATCGCAATTTCATAAAAGCTTTCCGGGTGTAAGGCTTGATTTACAGGAAGGCACCCAGGAAAAGCTTGTAGGGGGTCTCTATTCAGGTAGTCTTGAAATAGCTTTATTATATGATCTGGAATTGCCAGATGACATACATAGAGTAGAGCTTGCCGAATTGGCTCCCCATGTCGTCTTGCCAGCAACGCATCACTTGGCGGATCAAGACGAAATTGATCTTGTAAATTTAGCCCCTGAACCAATGATTCTGTTTGATGTTCAACCCAGTCGCGGATTTTTCCTAGGTCTGTTAAAATCTGCTGGGGTAACACCAGACATAGCTTATACGACATCATCACTGGAGCTGGTGCGTGGCATGGTGGGGCGAGGGCTTGGATATTCGTTGCTTGTGACGCGTCCACGAGGTGATCTGACCTATGAAGGGGCGGCGCTTGTCACACGCCCGATTAAAAATAACATGATCAAAAGCCGGATCGTGCTGGCCAGTCTTGAAAATCTGCGTCCAACACGAGCCATGTCACGATTTGAAACTGTAGCGCAGATTTATTTTACCAACTGGAAATAAGCAATTTGCATGCAATCAGCTGCTGGCTTCAGCAATCAGGATATAGGTTTTGCGCATTGGTTCCTGGATTGTCCATTCGCCTGTCCAACCAATCGGCAAGATCAGCATATCACCCGCAGCAATATCACGTTTACCACTGCCATCCGCATTGATGACTGATGCACTGCCAGACAAAATATGACAAATTTCAGCAGATTTTGTGCGGTCAGCTGTAAAGCGGCCAATCGTGCAATCCCAGATGCCAATTTTGGTCAGGCCGTCAAGTGACTCCCATAGCGGAACAAGGGCTTCGGTTTGGCCTTCAGTCAAAGTTGTTGGTTTAGGGGCAAAATTTCCCGCAGGGATGTCGCTTAAATCGCCAAAACTTTCTAGACTTATCATGATAACCTCGCTCTTGTTTCGGGCATTGTGATCTGAATGCTGTACTTTGCCAACCCAAAAGCATGAAAGTTTGATGAATTTGTGATGATAACAACTTGGCGGTTGTAACCTTTGAATTTCAGGATATTGTCATTTTACGTATTATCATTCTGATTGTGACCATGGGCATGTAATCAGGTGCTCAGACTATTAAAGCTAAGGAGAGGCATAATGGCCATGAAAGTTTATCTTTCCGGGGAAATTCATACTGATTGGCGCGAGCAAATTATCCAAGGATCGGCAGACCTTGATGTGACATTTTCGAGTCCGGTGACTGATCACGCCGCCAGTGATGATTGTGGCGTTGCCATATTAGGCCCAGAAACCGATAAATACTGGCACGATCATAAAGGCGCCATGGTCAATGCCATACGTACACGCAAAGCTATTCAGGAAGCCGATATCGTTGTTGTAAGATTCGGTGAAAAATACAAACAGTGGAATGCAGCATTTGACGCAGGCTATGCGGCCGCCCTAGGTAAATCACTCATTATCTTGCATGGTGCAGAACATCAACATGCCTTAAAGGAAGTTGATGCCGCCGCCCTGGCTGTTGCCGAAAACCCAAAGGCTGTTGCCGATATTTTACGTTATGTGCTGACACAAAAGCTTCCCGGTTAAAAATCAGATGTCACGAAGATATGATTTTAGAATGATACTATCCTATGCCTGAGCTTTCTGTTTTGCGCAGCACGTCCGCCACGACGTCTATGTCAAAAGGCATTCTTCAGATTTGCCTGGCTATGTTGATCATCCCGGCGATTGATGTTTGTGCCAAAACGCTAGGGCGAAGCTTTGACCCGATACAGATCACATTTTTTCGTTTCTTTATGCAGATATGTCTTTTACTGCCTTTGGTAATCTATAATCGTCTTTGGACGATTCCACCCGGAACTTTGGCTATACAATGTATGCGCGGCGTTACGCTTGTGATCGCCACATTCTGTTTTTTCTGGGCCATTCAGCATCTGCCCCTGGCCGAAGCGATCGCGATTTTTTTTGTCCAGCCTCTTATTCTGACAGGTTTATCGGTTCTGATACTAGGTGAAACGATCCGAATGCGGCGTATTTTTGCAATTATATTTGGTTTGATCGGGGCAATGATGGTTTTACAGCCAAGCTTCGTGATTTTTGGTTGGCCTGCATTGCTTCCACTTGTGTCAGCCGTATCAATGGCATTTTACATGATATTCACAAGCCGTATTTCAAAGGTTGCTCATCCGTTTCAGATGCAGTTTGTTGTTGGGCTGGTTGCCGTCATTATGTTGGGCATAGTGATGATTCTGGGGCAGTTTGCCGACATCCCAGGTACAGCTTTTCTGACTCCAGACAGCCATCATTTTAAGTGGATTGTGGGTATGGGCATAGCCTCGACCATTGGCCATATGTTAATTGTTTTTTCAACACAGAATGCCCCTGCTAGCGTGCTGGCACCCTTCCAGTATGTTGAAATCGTGACGGCCGCCTTATTTGGTTATCTATTTTTTAATGATACACCTGCCGATACGACTTTCGTGGGTACATTTATCATTATTGCGAGTGGTGTTTATTTGTTTCATCGTGAACGCGTCGTTGCGCGTAAAATGGCAAAAGAAGATGGTTAATTTTTGCAGATGAAAATAAGAATGGGACTTTCATGAAGCTGGGATTTATCGGGGTAGGGGCGTTAGGATCCCTGTTTGGTGGCGCGTTGGCGGATGCTGGCCATAATGTGACCTTGGTGATCCGCAATGAAGCGCATCGCAAGGCTGTATGCCATTCTGGATTGAGGCTGGTGCGCGACAGTGGTGAGAGCATAGTCAAGATTCCAACAATTACCCCAACCGAAATACATGAGCCTTTTGACGCAATATTTGTTTTTACCAAAACAGGCGCATCAGCCGAATCTATTAGGGCTGTGTCGCATATGATTGACGATGCAACATGTTTGGTCAGTGTGCAGAACGGGCTTGGTAACCATGATCTGTTGGCAGGCTTTGTTGGATATGAACGGGTAATATATGGAACAACGACAGCACCTGCGGATTTGCTTGGCCCCGGGCATGTCGTATCGCATGGACAACATCTGACACAGATTAATGCAGCGCGGGCAGATAGCGCCAAGATTGCCGCGCAACTGGCTATGATGTTAACTGGCGCAGATATGCCAACCGTGGTGAATGATGATATTGATGCTGTGATCTGGAGCAAGGTTGCATTTAACACCGCCATCAATGCAATCTGTGCATTGGTCAAAGGCACACCCGGTACAGTTGCCGATTCTGCTTATCTTTCCAATCTGGCGCGGACGGTGGTTATGGAAAGCTGTGCGGTCGCCCAAGCTGACGGCATTATGATTGATCCACAAAATGTTCTGGCAATTATCGAGATGGCAGGGCGTGAACATCGTACGCATAAACCATCAATGGTGCATGATGTGATGGCAATGCGCCAAACCGAAATTGACGCGCTCAATGGCGCCGTTATCGCCCTTGGTAAAAAACATAATATAGCAACACCTCTGAATGAGGCGCTATTTGCCCTGATTAAAGGCGTTGAGGCGCAATATGAAAAAAATCACTAGTTAAAGTGCCAGAATACGCGTCATAGTGGTTTCAAGATATGTTTTTTTGGAGTTGAACATGCAGTCAGTGGCACTTGACGTAACGTATCCAGAAACCCCAACCGGTATGAGTGAGGCCGAATGGCATGCACGGGTTGATCTGGCCGCCTGTTATCGTTTGACGCATCATTATGGCTGGACCAGCGTGGTTTATAATCATATCACCCTCAGAATTCCGGATACTGATACATTTCTTATAAATCCCTTTGGTTTGACCTATGATGAAATTACCGCCTCAAATCTGGTGCGCATAGATCTGGATGGAAACAAGCTTGATAATAATGATGCGCCAATCAATTTAGCAGGTTATCTGATACATTCGGCTGTTCATCGCGCACGACCTCATGATCTGCATTGTGTGATGCATACACATGAACCGATTAGCCAGGCCATGTCAGCGATCAACGCCAAAGCCATACCATTGGTGCAAGAAGGGTGTCAGCTTTTCGAGCGTGTTGGCTATCATGAATTTGAAGGTATTGTTCTGAACGCTGATGAGCAGGGGCGCTTAAAAGCAGCTTTGGGCCAAGAAAATCATACATTACTGTTGAAAAACCATGGTCTTTTAACGGCTGGTCCATCGGCAATATGGGCATTTGTTAGACATCAGGTCTTTATACGTAATTCGGATGTCCAGTTACGGGCGATGGCATCAGGGGCTGAAATCAGCTATATCCCTGACGATGTGATGCGCCATACACGCGAACAGTTCGAAGGTGGAAGTGCGCAAGGTGGTGCCAAAGTCCGACATCCTGAGTGGCCAGCTTTCTGGCGGATGCTTGATCGCATTGACGCAGGCTGGAAAAGCTAACAAATGACAAATAATAGTAATCCTTTGCCAGAAAACGCATCCGTTGTCGTCATTGGTGGCGGCATAATGGGTTGTTCAACACTTTATCACCTAGCTAAACGCGGTATCAGTGATGTTATTCTTTTAGAACGAAACAAGCTGACTTCTGGAACAACTTGGCATTCAGCAGCGCAGGTGCGCGCATTGCGTTCAACCCGTAATCTTACTGACCTTATTCGCTATTCGATAAGTCTGTATGAAACGTTAGAAGAAGAAACTGGACAGAATGTTGGCTGGATCAATAAAGGGTCGCTTTCCATTGCTACGAATGAAGACCGAATGGTGCATATAAAACGACAGGAAGCTATGGCCAATCTATTTGGCGTTGAAGCTTATTCAGTTTCAAAAGATGAGGCAATGGAACGCTGGCCATTAATGAATGGCGATGATGTGCTTGGCGCCGTATGGTCACCAGATGATGGGCGGGTCAGTCCGTCAGATTTATGCGCTGGCCTTGTCAA
This window of the Candidatus Puniceispirillum marinum IMCC1322 genome carries:
- a CDS encoding aromatic ring-hydroxylating oxygenase subunit alpha, coding for MDKILDSLKTLAQKPLSEAKALPRDVYISADILHHELEHIFGHDWICAGRNDEIPNVGDYLTFDLGDQPLLLVRGTDNNIHARANVCLHRMMRLADGSGHTKKFTCPYHAWTYDIDGRLVAAAYMDRSSCFDRRHMHLPEIRCEIFHGWIYVSMNKDAVPISNLLADLDPLVAPYQMDKYVTIFRQHNVWQTNWKHLTENFMEGYHLPVAHKNTVGAYFGLMDTCFDDRGSFDHFTYQTFTKSSNAPVGSAHPDNKTLTGTARNTSIMPTVFPTHMYVLAPDHLWYLSLQPLGVDQVKILYGAAIAPEVLAAQKNVDDYIAKTRAFLDDVQEEDRFVVENIFKGAQAPLSTSGPLSWLERENHEFAQYLARRLCKGDE
- a CDS encoding RidA family protein, coding for MTTHKRIRPFNTKDTYPEQKLDNDLSQGVVARGTMVFLRGQVSQDLDSRETLHIGDAAQQTEKTMQNIALLLDEAGSCMDHVCRIVVYLTDIRYREAVYQEMGKWLKGVYPCSTGIVVPALARPEWVVEIEVTAVIPD
- a CDS encoding LysR substrate-binding domain-containing protein, whose amino-acid sequence is MHRFTLRQLEYFVACVDAGSIAGAAANLNVSQPTVSVAVAKLEDQLGMQLLLRHHAQGVSVTAAALRLVQSARSLLSHASDVQREAMMISDDIDSDNISGVLRLGSFVTLAPSVLPGLISQFHKSFPGVRLDLQEGTQEKLVGGLYSGSLEIALLYDLELPDDIHRVELAELAPHVVLPATHHLADQDEIDLVNLAPEPMILFDVQPSRGFFLGLLKSAGVTPDIAYTTSSLELVRGMVGRGLGYSLLVTRPRGDLTYEGAALVTRPIKNNMIKSRIVLASLENLRPTRAMSRFETVAQIYFTNWK
- a CDS encoding YtoQ family protein; this translates as MAMKVYLSGEIHTDWREQIIQGSADLDVTFSSPVTDHAASDDCGVAILGPETDKYWHDHKGAMVNAIRTRKAIQEADIVVVRFGEKYKQWNAAFDAGYAAALGKSLIILHGAEHQHALKEVDAAALAVAENPKAVADILRYVLTQKLPG
- a CDS encoding DMT family transporter, with the translated sequence MPELSVLRSTSATTSMSKGILQICLAMLIIPAIDVCAKTLGRSFDPIQITFFRFFMQICLLLPLVIYNRLWTIPPGTLAIQCMRGVTLVIATFCFFWAIQHLPLAEAIAIFFVQPLILTGLSVLILGETIRMRRIFAIIFGLIGAMMVLQPSFVIFGWPALLPLVSAVSMAFYMIFTSRISKVAHPFQMQFVVGLVAVIMLGIVMILGQFADIPGTAFLTPDSHHFKWIVGMGIASTIGHMLIVFSTQNAPASVLAPFQYVEIVTAALFGYLFFNDTPADTTFVGTFIIIASGVYLFHRERVVARKMAKEDG
- a CDS encoding class II aldolase/adducin family protein, which codes for MQSVALDVTYPETPTGMSEAEWHARVDLAACYRLTHHYGWTSVVYNHITLRIPDTDTFLINPFGLTYDEITASNLVRIDLDGNKLDNNDAPINLAGYLIHSAVHRARPHDLHCVMHTHEPISQAMSAINAKAIPLVQEGCQLFERVGYHEFEGIVLNADEQGRLKAALGQENHTLLLKNHGLLTAGPSAIWAFVRHQVFIRNSDVQLRAMASGAEISYIPDDVMRHTREQFEGGSAQGGAKVRHPEWPAFWRMLDRIDAGWKS
- a CDS encoding 4-hydroxyphenylacetate 3-hydroxylase family protein codes for the protein MIRTGEQFRDSLRDGREIWINGERVEDPSTHPQIKPAVDARAYIYDMQHDTKTKAAMTYEENGEDFAIGLRLPFEQQDWQDKRDAVDLITHNLGGVVTRVGDETIGEMWSLWDGKDILNEIDPRFAENIERHIHQAIKFDPFHVSANTDPKGDRSKAPQDQDPDMLVHVVKETDAGIVIRGAKFETAAAYSNQAFLKPTIANWGDSELSDYALGCIVKMDAPGIKHICRSGFAGASGACPRANQQDYPLANKFDEIDTLMILDDVLVPWEDVLFYQHTKAASFIRATLHRYSAFPYVQRTLSYADLIIGAALWNVKQTGLEKQQAVQEKLSELAVWREGINAFLTAAIATAETSPNGLAMPNQSLLFSGRVHALTNLPKMMHLARELCGGQICVTPDANTFAAADTKPWMDKFYSINEKWVADDRRKLLALARDLLNSDYAGHRLTFQLFAQSPPFAQLAAVYRNFDWDGPLDFAHKAAGLSDRMK
- a CDS encoding ketopantoate reductase family protein, whose amino-acid sequence is MKLGFIGVGALGSLFGGALADAGHNVTLVIRNEAHRKAVCHSGLRLVRDSGESIVKIPTITPTEIHEPFDAIFVFTKTGASAESIRAVSHMIDDATCLVSVQNGLGNHDLLAGFVGYERVIYGTTTAPADLLGPGHVVSHGQHLTQINAARADSAKIAAQLAMMLTGADMPTVVNDDIDAVIWSKVAFNTAINAICALVKGTPGTVADSAYLSNLARTVVMESCAVAQADGIMIDPQNVLAIIEMAGREHRTHKPSMVHDVMAMRQTEIDALNGAVIALGKKHNIATPLNEALFALIKGVEAQYEKNH
- a CDS encoding DUF1028 domain-containing protein; this translates as MTFSVVGRCANTGMTGVAITTSSIAVGSRCPHARAGAGAVTTQNITDPSLGPAVLDLMQAGKNAKDAIATVMQDRPHADYRQIAAIDLNGMTSSFTGKNILGTNAVASGVDCIGAGNLLSNEAVPAVMVASFEAHQALHLADRLVTALQAGIDAGGEEGPTHSAALIVAHAHAWPLVDLRVDWSDTCPVVVLRALWDAYEPQMQPYLMRAIDPAAAPSYGVAGDE
- a CDS encoding cupin domain-containing protein, which produces MISLESFGDLSDIPAGNFAPKPTTLTEGQTEALVPLWESLDGLTKIGIWDCTIGRFTADRTKSAEICHILSGSASVINADGSGKRDIAAGDMLILPIGWTGEWTIQEPMRKTYILIAEASS